The Gossypium hirsutum isolate 1008001.06 chromosome D03, Gossypium_hirsutum_v2.1, whole genome shotgun sequence genomic interval GATAGCATCAGCCGAAATGAGTTGTTATTGACAACTTATATAACTTCCGTATATAATCTTTATTCATGTTCTAGTCTATCATTAATTCAATACAGTTTGATGTGTTGGTCACTTCAAGTTCTTCTCTGCAAGTAGcgaacataaaagaaaacaattctCGTTTAACAAAATTACTTAATGCAGGTGAAGAAGGCATAAAGTTCCATAAGTATGTTCTGCACTGCAGCTAAATCTTACTGGCATCCACAAGCATAGATTGGCTGTATTGAAGAGAGGATAATGAAAATTAGAGCACAATTGGATATGGTGAATGCCGTAGGATATAGGTATTAATTGGATTTGGTCGATATGGGTCGGGTTAATTCGGGTTTTAAAATTTTCGAGTCCTTTGGGGTTCTAGTGATTCAGGTTCACTAACTGAGTTTTTAGATGGTATTTTTCTTTTGGATTGGGTCACTTTTGTTCCTCCTTTGTGTTTGAAACTCGAGTTTGGATTATTTTTGGTTATTTCTTCAAGTCAATCCAGGTTTAGGTCATTCCAAATTCAACACATGTTTGGGTGTAGGTTAGATAGGTTTGaggttgttaatttttttatggtcAAATCAAGTTAGCAGAATTAGAATTTGGATTTATCAGATTGGGGTTTTTAGTTCGAATTAGAATTACCAGATCAGTTATGAGAATTAATGTTAAAAAGAAGTCCTAAGAAGTGCCATTAAAGTTGCTGACCTGTAACCTGAAGGTTTCTCTCCTCTCAAAACAGAGTAGACCATAATAGTTTTGTCCATTTCTGTAAGAAACATTAGCGATAGAATTGTAATGTGGGATATAATAGCTTTGTGTTTTGAACCCATTTTATGGGTCAACCAACCCATTGAAGCAACGCAAACTGTTTTACTGTCGTTTGCATTGCACTATATTCACCAACATAATTAAAGGTCTCCCACAAAAGACATGGATGGCTATAGTAACCTCGGCTCCCATGCCTCATATACAACAAACTCTCTACGTTATTCCAAGGCTGCTTTTCTCCTATATTTAAGACCTTTTTGCATATACCCAAGCTTCAAAGAAAAAATTGTTTCTATAAAGATGGCAATAACTCAAGCATGGCCACTAGCATTTTTATGCTCGGTCATTGTTTTACTCGATGTTAATGTTGATGCTGGTGGAATTGTTATTTACTGGGGTCAGAATGGAAACGAGGGGACCTTGGCGGAGACTTGTGCCACTGGTAACTATGACTTTGTAAACATAGCTTTTCTTTCAACATTTGGTAATGGCCAGACTCCGACGATCAAACTTGCCGGTCACTGCGATCCCTACCGTAATGGCTGCACTGGTTTGAGTTCTGACATTAAATCCTGTCAAGCAAAAGGGATTAAGGTAATGCTTTCGATAGGAGGAGGTGCAGGGAGCTACAACCTTACATCAGCTGAAGATGCTAGGCAGGTGGCTACTTATCTTTGGAACTTCTTAGGGGGGATATCATCTTCTCGACCACTAGGTGATGCCGTCTTGGATGGAGTCGACTTTGATATCGAAGGAGGAACGAATCAACATTGGGATGACCTTGCAAAGTACCTTTCAGGATACGGAAAACGTGGTAAGAAAGTGTACTTAATCGCAGCTCCCCATTGCCCTTCCCCTGATGCTTGGGTTGGGGGTGCCTTGAAAACCGGTCTATTTTACTATGTTTGGGTACAATTTTATAACAATCCACCATGCCAATACTCATCTTCAAGTATTGGAAATCTAGAAGATGCATGGAAGCAATGGACAACAGACATCCCTGCAACTAAAATTTTCTTAGGACTTCCGGCAGCCCCGGCTTCATTCCGGTAGCCGATCTTACCTCAAAAGTGCTTCCTTCTATCAAAGGTTCCACCAAGTATGGCGGTGAGATGCTGTGGTCCAAATACTATGATGACCAAACTGGATACAGTTCTTCCATCAAAACCGATGTTTAGTTTCCATTTGTATAGGAAATCTTGTACCAATGGCATGCagtttatgctataataatttttttaatgttctatATTAACAGAATATCAAACTAGAATGCATTCAGCTTTCTGTATATCGTCTGCCATCTCATCTCTACAGCTAATCCTAATTCCTTCACCATCTTAAATGCATTCAGCTGTTGGTCAGTGCTCATAGGCCATGTTACGATTGACACAACGAACCACAAGCTCTCCAGGATCAAGTTCCAACCACAATGAGATATAAACCCACCTTATTGATTTGTTCAGGTTTCCATGTTTTTGTCTATATGCAATTGCTACTAAGGTCAAACAATCTTTAAAAATATTGGTGCAGTAGGGTTTTTTCTAATAAAAGCTCCTTTATTTATTTTGCAGTTGAAGTCGAAAGGCAGACATGATAATGCCAGTTTTATATTGAAGTTGATCACTTACCAACCGGTATTATTAATCCTTTTATTAAATACAAAAACGTGTCGGCTTGAGGAATTCAACTTTGTACTTAAATCTTTGTTAAATATAGTTTTCAGTTTCGAATCTGCCAACCCCAGCTAAATGCCTCCttttaccaaaaacaaaaaagtaTATGTAATCCAGCTTTTCAATATTTGTTgcctttaggaatatttttttgtttatcatACTCTTAGTGGAACATGTCCCATATTAAAACCTGTTTGCTGAACTACTTCCAATAAAATATAGAGTACAATAATTGCTACAGAAGTGAAAAACAGCAGGCATCAAACAAGCTGAGAGATGAAGAAAGTAGAGCTCATATTCGTTCCAACGCCAGGAATTGGCCACTTGGTCTCAACTGTTGAATTCGCAAAGCTCCTGATCGATCACAATGATCGGATTCGGGTTACTATTCTTTCCATGAAGTGGTTTCCAGATGCTGCTTTAGATGCGTACACCAAATCCCTCACTGCTTTGCCACCTGATGGAATCCAACTCATTGACCTCCCTCGAGTGGATCCTCCCTCCTTAGCTCCTTGGAAGTCAGCCGAAAGCATCATAGATTCGTTCATCAAGTGCTACATCCCTCCTGTTAGAAACGCTGTCAGAGACATTGTTTCAATGAAATGTAGCTCGGATGAAACCAGAGTTGCGGGATTAGTTCTTGATCTCTTTTGTTCACCCATGGTTGATATTGCAACTGACTTTGATCTTCCTTCTTATATATTCATCACCTCAAATGCAGCCTTCTTGGGTCTCATGTTTTATCTACCAACTCGACATAGCCTGAACAGCTCCGAATTCCAAAGCTCAGATCCTGAACATGTGATCCCAGGCTTTGTCTGTCCTGTCCCTACATATGTTCTTCCATCGGCTGTATTTAGCAAGGATGGAGGTTATGCCGCATATGTCAAAGTTGCTGAAAGGTTCAAGGATGCCAAAGGtataataattaatacatttgaAGAAGTTGAGCATTATGCTCTTAGCTGTTTCTCCAACGGCCAAAACCCTCCAGTTTATCCAGTTGGACCAGTGATTAACCCCAATGGTCTGAGTTACTCAGACTCAGATGATAAGGTCATGAAATGGCTCGATGATCAGCCTCAATCATCAGTGGTGTTCCTTTGCTTCGGAAGCATGGGAAGCTTTAAAGCACCCCAAGTGAAAGAAACAGCACTGGGGCTGGAGCAAAGTGGGTTCAGGTTCTTATGGTCCTTGCGTGTGCAACCACCGCAAAATGATGCTTCAAACATGTTACCGGAAGGGTTCCTGGAAAGGGTCCAAGGGAGAGGGTTGATATGCAGTTGGGCGCCACAGTTGAAGGTTCTTGCTCACAAAGCAATAGGAGGTTTTATATCTCATTGTGGTTGGAACTCAATCCTGGAAAGCTTGTGGTTCGGTGTACCAATTGTAACATGGCCTCTGTATGCTGAACAACAGCTCAATGCATACAAGATGGTGAAGGAATTAGGATTAGCAGTGGAGATGAGGTTGAACTATAGGAAAGATAGTGATGAAGTGGTGATGGCGGATGAGATAGAGAAAGCTGTGGGGATGGTAATGGATGGTGGAAGTGAAATGAGAAAGAAAGTGAAGGAAATGGGTGAGATAGCAAGGAAGAGTGTTATGGAAGGTGGAACTTCATTCAATTCTATTGGAAAACTGATAGAGAACATGATAAGCAACAACTGATATGGAATCATAGCTGGTGTCATTGATACTGTTAATTTATTTGTACAACTGACATGGTATCACTGCTCCATTTTTCCTTGTAATAAAACAAGAAAGAACGAAGTCTTTTTGTTTACcttgcttttctttcttttttatttttcactttcttttaatCCAAATGTAAAGTTTAGTGAAATAGTGCAGGAATAAGTGAGCATCAGAGTTATGATGTCCTTTAGTTAGTCTCTGGACTCTGGTGATTAATATCCATTAGGTTGTATTTTACCTTTGTGAAATATAGATTGATTTAAGCATGCTGGTCTTAGTTGTTGCTGTTGTGTTGTGTTGTGTGGTGCTCCAATGCCCTTGGACGGCCATGCCATCTATTGCAGGTATTTAAGGTCATCAATTTTGAGATATCAtgttaatttaatcaaataagttTAATCtaaaagttatttcatgaaatataattaattttaataaatcatGTTAAGTTACGAATATGTTattcattataattatttaatagagTTATTTTAACCgacatttatattaaaattaatgttaaaaattgCTTTAAGAAAATGAGATTAAATGACTACCTTACCATATGTCAAGACCAAGGCTGTTAAGCAATGAAGACTTAATGTCTGATTAGTCATCTAATCAGTCAAGACTTGTCATCTGATCAGTCAAGACATGATCAAGCGATTGATTGACTGATCAACGAAGACATTAGGATAGCCGGAGTATTTTATTCATTGGCTTATTTGACTTGGGTTTTTCATataacgtttccataatcaaatGGACTTTTAGGATGTGTTTTATGGATGTGATTTATTGTGCCTCATAGTCATGATCAAATTGGAGTCTTGAGGAAGTTGAGATCGAATTAACTTTGTGGATAAAGCTTGTGCTTATCATTTATCCTTTATAAATTTATGTGTTGAGTTGAAGGAGATTATTTCTACTTTATTTTGCGATAATTATTGAAGATAACTCAAGAAGatatattttgattataattgAGAGTTTTACTTTGAGAAGATGTCAATTTTAGCCTTAAAGAGGTTGTTGTACCACACATTTGAAGATGCCTTTTgatggattacttgtgtaccttTTACTTGGGATTTTTGCACTTTACCTTACTTTTTTGTGTAAGGAGGGTAGGTTAGACTTAAAcctataaattatttgaaagattGTCAAATAAGAATTATTCACTGTGCGAGATTTCACTGAGTAATATTGTTTTCAAAGTATGTTAACAAATCTCTTGTGTTTATTTATCTCTTTTTCTTATGTTCTTTTCGAACTCATGTTCAAATATCTATTTAAACAATCAGTGTCTAAATACTTGATTGAGCATCTATCTGAACAATCAAACTTAATAGAGAGCAAATCAAGAGTCTTACGCCTTATAAATTCTCATAGACGAAAGAGAAAATGAGTTTAAAtaaccattttaactttattattttttatgcattAAAGTGGAGcttgaaataattattatatagataagTGTAcgtatttttcatatataatatattttaaatattttaaaattattgataaatttaaaatacaacaCCAAATATTTAGATAACATTACATACTAATTTTGATATTAGTCTATGTATTTTGTGAAAATTATAGGTTTAGTTTCTGTACTTTTCGAATTGGtcaaatttagtcattgtactttttaaattttaaaattttagttctaacATAAACAGTagttgttgaaaccatttttattttggaaaaaaaacaaaaattagttgtcgactttaaaaaagcaaaaattgggagtcgccactaatcttttattgaggtgcgattggatcacctaaaaaaatagctttggtctacgagttttagaaaaatagattcgggagtcagttacgtacgaggaagaattagcaccctcgtaacgcccaaaaattggtaccaaattgattaattaatgtcttaaagtcgagagttttaaaaatgcgatccttaattaaattaaattatttaagactttatcattttgaaaaaagaaaaatatcacacccaatgcgttagggcacgacattttattctcttcaaaATGAGTTAGTCCAAAAAaatcgtgtaataaaatttaagaaaatatctaattgtttaaaatttatgaagaaatcgcagcccaatacgttagggcacaatttcctaaaatcccaaacattcaatatttcctttatttttttaaaaaaatatttgtctcgagaaatcaacgtgtcacatccaatacgttaggacacaacctattgaattcccgatgacaagttttattttatttgattaaagagcaatcctcgattgttagattttacgaagaaaatcggaacccaatacgttagggctcaattttcttgaaaatcctaaatacgagtattatctctattttgaaaaactctatttttaaattcaagtaaaaAGATGACGtgatgttataatatatatatgccacaataataaatacaaaaataataatcaatggcatagaaataatgtatataaataaataaatgaagctaatacacataaaaaaatgacacgtaaagtattaaataaaagagcaaaatgatataaatgaaaacgcaaattaataaacaaatgaaggaattaaataaaaaaataaagaataaaaggtacataatatacattaaattataaagaataaaagacgtaaacataacttacacatagaattttgagttataaaacttatatatatataatacataatgcatttatgaaaaaaaatataaatatatatgttgacaccattttttttgctaaaacggggtcgacttggattttgaaaattaaaaaaaaaatgaacatgggagtcgccaccaatccttttttgatgaggtgtgatcggttcacctcgaaaagtggttgtctttaataaacgatttgattttattaaaacaacgaatttggtctacgaaattcagaaaaacgggttcaggagtcgattacgtacgaggaaggattagcaccctcgtaacgcccaaaattggtacctagttgattacttaatgtcttggtgtcgaaaattaaaaaactcgaaaagaatttaaaaatacgatccctctttatattgtgttattttaaaattactcgaataaatcaaaatggaaaatgcctccttatctcgaagtaacaagatgtcacatccagtaatttaggacacaacacctcgtattttgagagtaagcttgcctttcacttttttatttaaacctcattcgttttaattttaaaaggatattcgattatttaggaTAACGCAAAAAaaatcgaagcccagtaagttagggcacgatttctcgaattttctaaatacggaatattgcctttatttttaaaattttatgtgtttggaaatttaaaaggatattttactatttaggtttaacgagaaaatcgggacccagtaagttaggttacaatttctcgaatttccaaaatgcaaaatattgccttatttgaaATTTGTTTCGAATTTGGGTAAAAGAATAGTGAAATGTAAAAAACAAATACACGTTTAATTCATTAGTCTTTAGAGAAATCGTTTAATACGTAAATGAAATTATACTTGGATAAATACAATAGTACGACATACATTTGAAATAGCCATGACATAATGTACATAATAAAATGTAACATGCATAACATTGTCACTCATGAATCACAAGGTTAACAAACACAAACAATAATAAGGATAATGTTAACGATAACacaagtaataataataacaaccaTATGAGTGACATGcccaacaacaacaataataataaactacAATAAAGATGATATCAAGGAATCCAacgttaaaaaaaattgaagattaGCAAGTAATTAGATAATGAAATGATAGTAATAACAATGACATATATAAAATACACAAactaatacatataaaagaacaataaataaaataaat includes:
- the LOC107928722 gene encoding UDP-glycosyltransferase 71K1, which encodes MKKVELIFVPTPGIGHLVSTVEFAKLLIDHNDRIRVTILSMKWFPDAALDAYTKSLTALPPDGIQLIDLPRVDPPSLAPWKSAESIIDSFIKCYIPPVRNAVRDIVSMKCSSDETRVAGLVLDLFCSPMVDIATDFDLPSYIFITSNAAFLGLMFYLPTRHSLNSSEFQSSDPEHVIPGFVCPVPTYVLPSAVFSKDGGYAAYVKVAERFKDAKGIIINTFEEVEHYALSCFSNGQNPPVYPVGPVINPNGLSYSDSDDKVMKWLDDQPQSSVVFLCFGSMGSFKAPQVKETALGLEQSGFRFLWSLRVQPPQNDASNMLPEGFLERVQGRGLICSWAPQLKVLAHKAIGGFISHCGWNSILESLWFGVPIVTWPLYAEQQLNAYKMVKELGLAVEMRLNYRKDSDEVVMADEIEKAVGMVMDGGSEMRKKVKEMGEIARKSVMEGGTSFNSIGKLIENMISNN